A single region of the Plutella xylostella chromosome 7, ilPluXylo3.1, whole genome shotgun sequence genome encodes:
- the LOC105396270 gene encoding ankyrin repeat domain-containing protein 49 isoform X1, which translates to MAVSKERLKPASIIKRLHKAAGTGKLDILRTILSASPGLVNATDAEGQTPLHYAADGNQLAAVSFLLSQGAAVNEMSHLKWTPLHSACNLNHYEVVGRLLAAGADVGAIADEAQTVLHLAASTQESKDTLLLLLTKEDITKLATVRNTARQTAEDIARDRTIFGGLFEMAVPAVSYIRSVGFTCNGYCRGSVGC; encoded by the exons CGAGCATCATAAAGCGCTTGCACAAAGCAGCTGGGACCGGCAAACTGGACATCCTCCGAACAATTCTATCAGCTTCACCAGGGCTGGTCAACGCCACCGACGCTGAAGGACAAACACCTTTACACTACGCGGCTGACGGGAACCAGTTGGCAGCTGTCTCGTTCTTACTTAGCCAGGGTGCTGCAGTGAATGAGATGTCACATCTGAAGTGGACTCCCCTGCATTCTGCGTGTAATTTGAACCACTACGAGGTTGTGGGTAGATTGCTGGCAGCCGGTGCTGATGTGGGGGCTATTGCTGATGAAG CACAAACAGTCCTCCACTTAGCTGCCAGTACGCAGGAATCCAAGGATACCCTACTCCTTCTCCTCACCAAAGAGGATATAACCAAGCTGGCGACTGTTCGGAACACGGCGAGGCAGACAGCGGAGGATATTGCGCGGGACAGAACCATATTCGGAGGACTGTTCGAAATGGCTGTCCCAGCGGTTTCGTACATTCGGAGTGTCGGGTTCACTTGCAATGGTTACTGTCGGGGCAGTGTGGGATGTTGA
- the LOC105396270 gene encoding ankyrin repeat domain-containing protein 49 isoform X2 gives MNEKTIQSSIIKRLHKAAGTGKLDILRTILSASPGLVNATDAEGQTPLHYAADGNQLAAVSFLLSQGAAVNEMSHLKWTPLHSACNLNHYEVVGRLLAAGADVGAIADEAQTVLHLAASTQESKDTLLLLLTKEDITKLATVRNTARQTAEDIARDRTIFGGLFEMAVPAVSYIRSVGFTCNGYCRGSVGC, from the exons ATGAACGAGAAAACTATTCAAT CGAGCATCATAAAGCGCTTGCACAAAGCAGCTGGGACCGGCAAACTGGACATCCTCCGAACAATTCTATCAGCTTCACCAGGGCTGGTCAACGCCACCGACGCTGAAGGACAAACACCTTTACACTACGCGGCTGACGGGAACCAGTTGGCAGCTGTCTCGTTCTTACTTAGCCAGGGTGCTGCAGTGAATGAGATGTCACATCTGAAGTGGACTCCCCTGCATTCTGCGTGTAATTTGAACCACTACGAGGTTGTGGGTAGATTGCTGGCAGCCGGTGCTGATGTGGGGGCTATTGCTGATGAAG CACAAACAGTCCTCCACTTAGCTGCCAGTACGCAGGAATCCAAGGATACCCTACTCCTTCTCCTCACCAAAGAGGATATAACCAAGCTGGCGACTGTTCGGAACACGGCGAGGCAGACAGCGGAGGATATTGCGCGGGACAGAACCATATTCGGAGGACTGTTCGAAATGGCTGTCCCAGCGGTTTCGTACATTCGGAGTGTCGGGTTCACTTGCAATGGTTACTGTCGGGGCAGTGTGGGATGTTGA